A stretch of DNA from Trichoplusia ni isolate ovarian cell line Hi5 chromosome 9, tn1, whole genome shotgun sequence:
TGAACATCCTTTAGGAGTATTGACTACCCAGAACAGAGATGAATGGGCCAAACACCGTTATTATCTAGAGGCTACAGGCAACACTGAAGTCCTCAATAAGATAGACTCAGCTATATTCAATTTGGTATTTGATGATGATGTTATCAATGATGATAAGCGGACTATTTTAAAGAAGTGGTTGCACAGTGATGGCACTAACAGGTATGTTATAATAAGacgccattaaaaaaaactaaatagcaTACCCAATTCTTAGCATTTTAGCATAACTTTGGAATGCTACAACCTTATTGTTATTATGGCTTGATAATCTGTCTTAAACAAGCTGTCAAATGCATCTTAGCAATGAATCCTTTTCTTTCTAGTATTCATAGAAAATTATTGACAAATGTTGAAATATCTAGGCTACTAGACTTTTATCCGCTGTActttttgacttttattgaaGTACTTTAATACCTCAGTGAAAATAAGTCATTGTTCTTTCTGCAGAAATTGGACCAATTTGACCTGGCTTAATTGAGCTCATCATAAAAACGTTAACCATGTATGTACTATGAAACTATTCTATGTTGTTTGGTCTCTGTACTGACTTATATTGTCCATAGGTATTGAAAGATTTTCCATTTTGTTAATTGAGCTGTATTATACCTAATGCTATTTGGTCTTGTAATGTTGTTACTAATTGAATTCAAATACATAACCAATTCTTCCTCAATTGTTTGCCTAGAAACCGATTTACTCATTACTGAATGTATGttatatacaaacaaacacattttataCACAGATACTGTGTTGAAGACACAGATACATTTCTGACTCATTAAGGATACAATGTTCGTTTATTATGTCTCCAATACATATAGGGAAATAAGGAAGATGGGGAAACATTCCCCATCTTCCTAATTTCCCTTAACTCGAAACCTTTAAacaaatatctatatttaaaaaatcgggTATTTGTTGCCCGTTATTAAGTGTcggtaaaaaaaagtttaaagctACTTCATGGGTCAACCGCAACAGTGGCAATAGCCTGAATTAGTTGGCACTGGCTACCCGGTTGGAATATCAAAACAATAGTTATAGAATACGCAAATACATTCTCAGGTTACCTTGTGCCATTGCATTGTAGTCCACTTAATTAATTTGCGTTGCATACTTATCTCCATCTCCTTTCTCATACatgtatttattgatttaaaacagATGGTTCGACAAATCATTCAGTCTCATCGTGACTAAAGATGGAGTATCAGGAGTGAACTTCGAACATTCGTGGGGTGATGGTGTAGCTGTGCTGAGGTTCTTCCAAGACATATATGCGGAAACTACGAAGAAACCCTTCGtccacccagactcaaaacctGTTGATAGCAATATTAGTGTTCAGAAATTAGGTAACATCAATCAACGCATTTTTATACTCCTTGCATTAGACTCCGTTGTTAAACTTTAAAAGCGGAAGTCGTCAATTGAGACGTACTACGGTCGACGTCAATCAGCTTTATCCGCacttacatattaaaaatgacTGATATCCGCATTTTCTGCGAAACTGaatcttataataatagtgAATAATGTCGATATTGTTCTCTAATCTCTTTTTACTTTTAGACGAGACTGCTCTGTCAAGCAGCCCTTCAAcctcttactttattattaacatttgacTACTGTTTCTTTCCCAGAATTTAAATTGGACAATAAATCAAAGGAATTTATTGACAACGCCAAGAGTCAATACAAAGCATGGTGTGACTCTCTCAGTATTGATTACATATTGTATGAAGGACTAACAAAAGGGGCGTGTAAGAAGTTCAAAGTGAGCCCTGACTGTATTATGCAACTCGCGTTTCAGGtaatctattgttttttttccttatacCATCTAGTGAAATTTGTAACCTATTTAgtttgtattcaaattttaactctatttgtttactatttaggcttcattttcatattattattcttcgCTTTCCAGTTAGCACACCATCTTATAAAAGGCAATTTCGTCGGCACGTATGAATCCTGCAGCACATCCGCCTTCAAACATGGTCGGACAGAAACAATGAGGCCCTGCACTGAGAAAACTAAGGTTAGTTAACTTTGTACCAGTATATTGTTATGCTCCTACTCTATTCGCAATTATTTGTGATCAGGCAACGATAGTACAAACCTTCCACACGACAATCAGGCGATCGATGTGTGTCTACACATTGTCCTTATAAATCTTACATAATTAGGTTATatcataagtgaatcgatcacaggttaaactacgcttgacGTGGTCGGTCgaccatatttgtcataacgagttcctccttgtttcggaaggcacgttaaattgtgggtcccagctgttattcatacatctttgacagtcgttaaacCTTTAACTTTGTCAGaatttcaagcttctgactacctagtcagaagcttgaaattctgacaaccagtctaactaaggggtatcgtgttgcccaggtaactgagtcgaggaggtcagataggcagtcgctccttgtaaaactctgtaacttagctgaatccggatAGGCTCGAATCCGATCCCCACATAGAAACATTGttagaaaaggctaggccgatgatgatgttatATCTTATACGTGGAGCCGCAAACTCCTTACCGTTAACATTGACCTTGAAAGCCGGCTTCGTCCTACCTCTGGTTCTAgatacttgacagatttttttgaaCATAAGACCAAGATTCTTTGTGCTTTTGTTTCGGGGATTGTATTTTCCTTCTTATTTCTCTCCAATATTCAGGATTTCATTCATCGTTATACCTATACATCATTCAAAAGAGGTGAATGGATACTATATCGAAGGCTTGTCTGTATGATAATTTATGTATTAGGTATACCTATAGGTTATCAATCAATGCTTTTCGATATAGAAGATAACAGTTAGGTGCAACAACTTTTTAATACGATTCTTATCATCCAATTTTATTATCTTGTGTCTTTTACGAAATCTCGAACGATTTTTTATTCACCCATTAACTGGTTGTTTGGCCTTATTTTAGGTATCTTTATATcgatatcttattttttttgggtgAGATTGTTAATCCCTTTAAGTTTTAAAtccattttgttatttttttgttttattcaaatatttcaaattggtTAGCACAGAATATAAGAAATGATCATTTCTTTTCTACAATTAGGCGTCAAAGTGATTTGGGGTGGACAAGCCATTTCAACTCCTTTCAGCTTTGATTCTTTATGAAACGCAGCCTTCTAGAAGAATATTCTATGAAAAATTGCACCGAcaccaaaacgcggatgacttagcacggcggtttaggtttagtcagtaagagtctagTAGTCTCTAGTCTGGTACTACAAGAATATTTGgaatattaagattttaataccggtttgtttttaattacaggCATTCTGTGAAGCTCTCCATTCAAACAAGCATTCAGATGAAGAACTGCGTGGGCTAATGGCGGAGTGTTCCTCATTCCATTCACAACTCGTGAAAGAAGCAGCTATGGGCCAAGGATTTGACCGTCACTTGTTCGCCCTTATGAAAATAGCACAAGACAATGATATGCCGAGACCAGAGATCTTCGACTCTTACGAATACAAGTTTTTGAATAAGTCTATTCTGAGTACGAGTACGCTGTCTTCGCCCAGTGTAATGGCGGGAGGGTTCGGACCTGTTGTCAATGAAGGATTTGGGATCGCGTAAGTAACTAAAGCTTGCCTCATATAAAGTCCCACATGTGTGGCGTATTTAATTAATGCCACCGTAGTCAGTCGTACTTAGACGACTGACTATAGTAGGGGTCTGGCCGAAATAGCTATTGATTGACCGGCAAAGAAGATTAATAATCATTTTGAACCAGCTAACGTCACCCACTAAATGTAACAATTACTTCGTTAGTTTATCCTGATTATTGATAAATAAGAGGTACGATATATTTGAGACGTTGGTAACAATAGGGTAGTTGGTATAGATTTCCGATGTAGCCAGGGTATGTTTTCAAAGAAACTATCAATATATCTTGATTGGGAATTTCACGTTACATCGCACCTCGCTACTATCTTTGCGACACAGTTATGGAGTTTGTCACAGTTTTTAcgataatagtttttttttagcgGCACatggaaaatattgttatatcagtATTATCAGTGATCTTTTGTGCTTGGCGTAGCCTTATGGAAATTAATCTGCATATTTTAACTGTTACAGGTATTCCGCATTCCCTGACAAGCTTGGGGCAGCGGTGGCCAGTTATAAAGCTCACAACGACAGCACACAATATGTGGAAGCCCTTCACAAATCATTCATAGACATTACTAAGATATTATCCGGATAGGTGTTTAAGTAATTACATTTACaatgttgcattttttttttgttgaaatctTTATACAcctattttatagaaaatgaCCAGTTTGCACACTGAGTCCAATTACTAGTTAATGATTAGGTAAGCaaacaaatatgtaatttaagtcAAAATgtccattattataaaaaagaactgtCGTAaatgtaagaatatttttttaaactctacactcattattgttttaatcataGTGGTAATTTACGGtgatttatagaaaataaataaaatattgatttaattttgttaaataatatcatattcttaatacattttgttaacAATTTCAATTAATAGGTACAGGAatagtatattaaatataatcttaTGAAGTGCCTTTACAAGAGAAATCTATTTAcagcttaatatttaatattacactTATATTTCtctatacatttataatgtatttttattctttaatcgTTTTAAATATGCAGGCTGTCATCCAATTGGCTAGTTATAAGGGTTGGAAATTGTGCTTTCTGCATATAATatgttaaggtttatttttgataacaaGTGGTAAAAGTGCCTTCTTTctgaaaatatatgtatgttatggAATAGCAGAagttttatactattttatatgaaacattGTTGAATGAAATAACGTTACTACATAAACATGTGTTAACGGGTTTCGAACAAGGATTTTGCTTGTAGAAAATGGCTTCTTACAATAATCTTATTACAGCATGAGCATAATAGAGTGTGAAATgcacaatttttgtttaatacaatttttatatacctaattaaaatgagcttaataaaacgaataagttaaaaattttatataaacatacattaaacGTTATAAATTACACCAGAGTTTTATTGTTCATACCCAGTAAAAGTGCGAAAAAAAGGGAGTGTGTATCGTGAATTTTAATGGTacttctatttctatttattttaaattgcaggtacgtaacaatattgtttaatattttatgttttagaacTAAGTCTTCCGTCCTCTAATGAAATAGTATTTTGCGCCATGAAATAACTAATAAACGGCTGACCATTCAATATTATCATTTGATTTTCCGTAACAGTAACTAATtacttacctacctacattaTGGGGTAATTGTTGCTACTTGACCAAGTCGTAAGTAAATAATTCTATaggtatacttatttataaaaactaaaacatgcttcaagatataatttaatgaGCCAATAAAATACGAGTGTTTACTACAACACCGTTTAATGAGGCGTCTCCAATTCGTCATAGTACTTTGCTACGACGCGAATTGGCAACGAACCTATAACCGAACTTGCGAACTTAGGTTCTGATTTTTTACTAATAGGTATACCTAGGcatacctacttatttcaatattatacctGATTTTTAAAATGCCTGTTTAAAAAGTATCATTCAGTACCTAAGGTAGGGAAATACAATGGTGGCGCTTTAATTCTGCGACGACTGTTATCGATTTTCTCATGTCCATCTAGTAAAGAGGGATTTATTCATAGTTATGAGTATGAGTCTTGAGGTatctttttgtaaataaataccgaccatattattaaagaaaaaaacatatatgcagaataaaatagaataaatttatttgtacagGTAATATTATGTCTCCGCGGAAATGCGGAGAAAGACAAGAGATATGTTCCCTTTGAGCTAAGTGGCGTGGTGCCTTAAAAAGCAGTAAAGATTTACCTCACAGTCTTGAGGGTTTGTTAATGACGAACAGTTAATTTAAGGGCGAGCAATTTGTGGAGATTaggaatatttatgtatttt
This window harbors:
- the LOC113497138 gene encoding carnitine O-palmitoyltransferase 2, mitochondrial — its product is MIGVNKLICKNNIVGQKMVHQRYFSSKGIKDVTYQYLQRSKVPTMHFQKSLPRLPIPDLSKSGERYLKALRPLLNDDQYAKAQQTTNNFITKEGKVLQELLISKDKKNKHTSYISEYWFDLYLRDRSPLPINYNPMIVFQNDVRPEYNNQLIRSTNIMISAVRFMLSLREQILEPEVFHMNPKKSDTPLFRTVTGMLPEAVSWYGAYLFKAFPLDMSQFNGLFGATRLPRHSKDEIFRDPKSKHVVVQRKGNLYVFDVLDANGNLLSPLEMLGNLSKILNDDSPAAEHPLGVLTTQNRDEWAKHRYYLEATGNTEVLNKIDSAIFNLVFDDDVINDDKRTILKKWLHSDGTNRWFDKSFSLIVTKDGVSGVNFEHSWGDGVAVLRFFQDIYAETTKKPFVHPDSKPVDSNISVQKLEFKLDNKSKEFIDNAKSQYKAWCDSLSIDYILYEGLTKGACKKFKVSPDCIMQLAFQLAHHLIKGNFVGTYESCSTSAFKHGRTETMRPCTEKTKAFCEALHSNKHSDEELRGLMAECSSFHSQLVKEAAMGQGFDRHLFALMKIAQDNDMPRPEIFDSYEYKFLNKSILSTSTLSSPSVMAGGFGPVVNEGFGIAYSAFPDKLGAAVASYKAHNDSTQYVEALHKSFIDITKILSG